aaacTAGCACGCACTGACGTGCAATGCACGGatcatgatatatttatttatttttaaaattttaaataatataaaatataaaaatgttagtattatttatgagttagattaatcagtaacaaaaaatattatgttaatatttaattgtaaatagtgtataataagttaataacaatattattagcttattgaatataatattaaatttaatgagtataataataataataataataataataataataataataataataataataataataataataataataataataataataataataataataataataataataataataataataataataataataataataaaatttatagattgtaaaacaaataattaaatcaatccCATTTGAGTAAATTATACTAAAACCattaatataacaaaattaatagtcgcacttttttttattattatttggggaagttggggagggggaataGTGAGGTTTGAATTTGAACTCGGGATCTCACTGTTCACATACAGgagttcgcaccgcttggtgtcccctttgACACATTAATAATCAccttaaaaaaaacaaaattgatAGTCTCACAACTCTCACGTCATGTAAGTCAGGTCCAAATTGTGTATGAGTTTTGATTCTCCCAAATCCTTATTCCTTGGCCTAAATGATGAAATACAAATActccaaaactaattaaaacatACAAATACAAGTAATGTGAAAAAAGAATACTGAAAGCCCTACTCCATCTCGCCACTGCGTCCTATTCATCTACTTCCTCATACGTCTTTCTTCTTTTTACAACCTATATTTTGTCATCTTATCGTTATCGTTTCTGTTGGGAATcttatggaatatcctaatccttgttttgatgataccaaaattcataggtcgtatttgtaatagactagaactgttttgaactcaagtgttagagttcggttctagtttagcttacggtgtcgaagactgaagaacgaagaacgaaggactgaagactgcagataccaactgaagtatcagttgaagaatcagttaggaactgattacttaatgcgcgcaatggactgatactaaagtcaagtatcagttgaacattcctcctatgactgatcttccaacgttcagaggaagccacgtactcacaaagtacagccgcattaaatgcagagatcttaggatcttatctctgcagaggtcattcctatctggtggttactttttagagacgtcacatctcctgtccatcaagagagccgtttccacccagacaaggaacctcgaagattgaagcctcagcccaaattcgaattgctctccaacggaagaaatcttgatgacgttctacgccaacggatctattcaagagttctcctacaaatagcgctcgaggatcacttcaaccttcaccgattcaacgacataagctgatgctctgccgaaattgctactcagcctaaagcttaacctccccaaagcttgaatcgaagaagataattccaaagccaaaatcagtcactgctgattacatatattctcttagaccttaggcaaacatctgtttacccagaagccaaaggtcaaacttgcttcaaagaacttgttctttgtagcatagttggcactcgttcaaacctcccccccaaaagagtgtttgagtgattcggagttcaggaaggtactctgactctgagtgagaagtcttagcacgggttgtgctgagcagagaaatccgacgcgagtgaagtgtgggtactgaagaatgATTTtattcagtggtacggttgtgtgcacccggcaagcacacggtttggtttgcagtgcacctgttaagcacttgcggagtggattgttggtctgatcaaccgaccgtggatgtaggaaagggtttttccgaaccacgtaaaagtctctgtgttgtttacagctttcagttttacattcttacttgtgttatttcaattgataaactgaacactgattaactgcaaagagaaacctaaagaccaacaacgtgctccaccgaggctattgcgaaactaagtttaatttccgctgcgtatgatatcagtctgactgatctatcttgtgatagtcaggaagagtgttatcatctatgttttagcaaacccgactgaagcctttatttgcatcagttaagttctagtaacttaactgataactctttactgaagagctttcagtatcagtcgtcaaccctgtttggtcaaaactgttttcagtaaaacaggagtctgtgtttgcgtgtaaagtttcgttttgatctctgactgagatccctctgattgaggaagttgtaaaaataacccataggtgtattccccccatacacctattcgagaccctcaggacctaacggtttcttctttcttcttccagGTTCACGAAAGACCTCTGCTTTCCTCTTCCTTTCCACCTTCATTATATCGCTTTTTATTCCATTTCAATTGAACCGCCCCTTAGATCAGATCCACCAAATTCTTTTTTTGATGTACAAATCAAAATCGATAGGATatattactaattaaaaatggatttttgttttagcgTAACAAGAAGCTCCAAAATTCTTGATTTGGCGAGGAAAGACTGCACTGCTTTGAAATTGCAGTAGCATCGGAGATGTAGCGCgcttcttcctcttctctttttctttcccaAGTTATTATTCAACTTCTTTCACCATAGTTATCTtctatccaatttgcatttttttcatcttcaataaagaagaaaaagaaacgaAAAACAGATTTcacatattttgaatttattatgtAAGACAAATTTGTTCAATTGCTTAAGAAAGTATCAGTCTTTTTTTTGTGCTGAAGAAATTATCTTGATTGTTGAATTATTAGTGGAATTCATACTTCtgtaatactcccttcgttcttTACAAGTGTTCCATTTAgctcatttttttgtttctcaatTAGTGTCTTATTTCAAAATCTGAGAGTATATTTATggcattttttctattttatctttatttaacacttgtatgaatataataactagttgtatatatgcatttattgGTGGAATTCATATTTCTGTAATAGTATGTGTTTTTCAAATGTCCTTGAaattttggcaaaaaaaaagttaaaattgtTGCAGATTTGAACTTGAGGGGAAAAAACTGACTATTGctaatttcacatttttttcaAACATGCTTGAAATTTTGGAAAAATAACTGCTAAAAATTGTTAGGAATATCTGACCGTTAAACTggttttttatattatatatagatatatagatgctgaaagttcgggacataaaatactattaacctttatttctattttttttcttcacataAAATATGAGACTTTTACttcactttaatttttttacattCACATAAAAGGGTGAAACCTTTATTTCACTTATAATACATCCAACCACTTTTTTAAAATCCGTTAACACTTTCAATTGGATACTAAAAACTGGAATAGACGAAATAAGTATATTATTATTGGTctatttaagaaaaataagattatagtgtaaaaatgtgtaaaattatattatttatagtataaaattattatgaaaaatagaaattgaTCAATAATAATGAAACGAAAGaagtagtaatattttttgcTATCTCGAAATACAACTTTCTGTCTTGTATTTTTCTTTGAGTTGGTGCTACCTCGAATACTAGTCAAATTAAATCGTGCAAGAAttcttaataaaatatgagacgTGAAGGACGAGATGGTAATGTGATTCTCAAACCCATTTAAAGTGGGCAATCCGACCCGACCCGGCCGACTTCCTCGGCCAATTCGTGAGTGCACTATCCACCTCCGCGTGCCATCCACGCAAGGCATCATCATACCTTCGCCACACAATCGCTCAACCAAGGACAAAATATCATACTAGAAAATAAAAAGAcatcaattttttataaaatatttcatcatTTACAAACTCAATTTTGTTGACTACAAAACATCATGACTCAGCTCCAGCTATATATCCATAATTCTTTATACAGATTCCGCCCTACTCAAATCTCAAAAATGACCTCAAAACGCACTTAAAATCACCACAAGCCCCCCCTCTCCCCTCTTTCACCTCTCTACTTACACCATTACAATAGAGGGAGGGGGGGCCAAGGCACCTCTCACTTCTCAAGACATCCCTAAAAATTATTTCCTGGTCAATACTTACACCATCCTTTAATTACAGACACTTCCAAACAAACAACCATATATTTACACCACTACTATTACCTAAATATCATTGAATGATCGATCCCATCCACTTAACTTAAGCTCGTTTGAtcaaaaatcttgaaaactCCTAACGTTGGAACCTTAAGCCAGAGCAGGGATGCTGCAGTTGCGCCTATCCCTGTCGAGGCAGTCGAAACCCTCCACCCTCACGGCCGGGTTGTTCCCGAAATTCGCCCGGACGCAACCCCCCTTGCGGGTGGAGGAGGGGGAGGGGGCCAGGCCGGAGGGGGCCGGGACTGCACGCGGTGAGAGAGGGGTGCAACGCTCGTCCCCGAACCGCGCGTCTTGAATTAGTGGGTTAGATACTCTGCTCGGCGGCGACCCGGAAAAAAAAGGGGGCGACGAGGCTACCGGTGGGACTGCTTGATCGCTACCGCAACCACCCTGCTGCAAAATTCAATACCAAATCTTCATCAGATCACAATCATGTAGATAGATACTTTGTTTAATGATTAAAGAAACAATTTTTATTTAAGAGGCATAAAGATAAGGAACCTAACAAAGAATTAGATATTATTCCTTGTGTCGCTGCTTTGTTGTTTACCACTAACTAAGAGATGATGTgtcccaatttttttaattggaatGGAAAATTAAACAGAAAATTGAGAAAAGGCGAACCTTTGCTAGGATGATGTCGAGAAGCTCGCTTCCAGCTTTGGAATCAAAAACCTCTTGGTGATGGCTGTTGAACAAGACGAAAAcagaataaaattaaataaaaataaattaaaaaaaatagatgctGTAAGAAATGATAGTAGTAAAATTTTACCTGGCGTGCCATCTGAGAGGTCTCGGATAGGAAGGCTCATGAAGCGTGGCCTGGAGCAAGCCGAGCCGCCGTGGCTTAGGGCAAATAACCGTTTCTTTCATCTCCACAGATCTGCAGGCAGCGGCGGCAGTGGCGTTGCCCCTCATCTCCTCATAGGCAGCGAAGCTGTTTTGATGGATTGCGTAGCGATTCATTTTCTAGCGCTTGGGACGGTAATCAAGACCTGTTAAATTACGAAAAAGTCGAGTCGATTTAACAGAAAATTAATTTCTAAGTCGAAAAATTTGCAGATCTGTGAATAACAGAAAATTTATGACATGAAACGCAAGCACTCTTCAACATATAAACTACTGGTTCGCTATTAGAGATGAGATCTGGTCAACGTCGGCTAAAATTTATAAGTCGGCTGAAATTTTCGGAGACTggttatataaaaaataaacgaAAGGTACGTATTGTTTACTACTCAATTATATAGAAAGATATAAGAACTAGGGCAGATCTATAGGTCAAATCGAAACTTTGGGTTCTAGAGTTAGGATTGATGAAACACAAAGCTGCGgaaacaattttttattaataaaaagaaaattatcaCCGCCGGTGAAAGGGAAATTAGCTCCAAGTTCGGAAAAGACACAGTTTTTTCAGTAACTCATGGCgaaaattttctcaaaattagtCTACCAGATCTACTCAAAATTTCATAAGCTTCAACATATACAACAAACATCCAACCGtgaaattttcaagaaaaaaaaaattgccgtCACCTAAAATCTTAGCTCAATAAGACTGAATCGAacttcagaaaaaaaaaatcattacttTTAATATCCCCTAATTAAAAGCTAGGTATTCCCCAGCGACAATAAGAGACGGAGggggagaggcggcggcggaggagctGAATCATACCTGAAAAGGCTGTACAAAAATGGCGAGGGCTCCTCCTTGGGctagaaaaaaaaagaggaagaaaaaaaataaaaataataataaaagtgagcgataaataaaaaaagagagacGGAAACGATGAGGGGAAGAAGAGTGATGAAGGAGTCCGTGGGATTATATACAGCAAAACCCATGTGAGCCGAGatcgataaaaaaaaagtttatttaCATCGCCATTTAATTATTAGCGCGTGGGCCCACTACCACTAGAATTAAACGccaaatttatttcaattaaatattgTTTGCTGCCCTATGTgacacattttattttatttaatactgagaTTTCAGATGTATGTTTCCTTTTGTTTGGATTATACAATTTGGATTCCTAAACCGGTTTAGGAACCTCAAATCAGCCACGTATTGGACTTACCCAAGTGACCTAATTAATCTGCTGATATTTCTAAAATATGTTGCTTTGGATGTGCCGATTCAAATACAGCCTCCACAGATTGGACTATGATATCAAATCATctcatattatattattatattatatttagattgagagcataaaaaatgaatgagaaaaaGTTTTTTGATGGTTAGTATTGAGCGATTCCCTTTGCGGAATTGTTCCAAAACCAAATATTATGCGAGCACGTGCAATGAATACGGTGATCTAATCTCGAAATCTTAAATAATCTTGACTccttttacaaaataaataaataatctttaGTAATTAAAGAATAAAGTCAAAATACTAAATTTGCGTGAAATCATAATCAATATACAAactcaaattcatatttttatgaataatttataatttgaaaGAGTGTTTGTGTGAGATCGTATCACAATCAAATTGAGAGATGAGTCAAGATTTACCATTAATATAATCACAAATACGTCACAACGTAATTGTAAATATGCTATCGAATATGAATTTCGATCTTGATCTTGATTAATATCAACATAAGATGATTTTACACATATTTTGTATTGTAGTAACTTTTATTGATGCTTGTAATCACAACAAATATGCAAAGAAATAAGAGTTAGAATTCAAATATTGACTCGATCTCACATATGTGATcgaaaaaaatatcaaaagcaTTTGGAGGTCATACCAGTGTATTATGGGTCACACTTGTGTGAAATCATGGTGCagctttttattttttaaatttaattgattaattattattattactccctccgtccaccaaaaattatCGTATGGGCCCACCATATGATAGAAagtttc
The genomic region above belongs to Salvia miltiorrhiza cultivar Shanhuang (shh) chromosome 5, IMPLAD_Smil_shh, whole genome shotgun sequence and contains:
- the LOC131025069 gene encoding uncharacterized protein LOC131025069 isoform X1; this translates as MNRYAIHQNSFAAYEEMRGNATAAAACRSVEMKETVICPKPRRLGLLQATLHEPSYPRPLRWHASHHQEVFDSKAGSELLDIILAKQGGCGSDQAVPPVASSPPFFSGSPPSRVSNPLIQDARFGDERCTPLSPRAVPAPSGLAPSPSSTRKGGCVRANFGNNPAVRVEGFDCLDRDRRNCSIPALA
- the LOC131025069 gene encoding uncharacterized protein LOC131025069 isoform X2, translating into MNRYAIHQNSFAAYEEMRGNATAAAACRSVEMKETVICPKPRRLGLLQATLHEPSYPRPLRWHASHHQEVFDSKAGSELLDIILAKGGCGSDQAVPPVASSPPFFSGSPPSRVSNPLIQDARFGDERCTPLSPRAVPAPSGLAPSPSSTRKGGCVRANFGNNPAVRVEGFDCLDRDRRNCSIPALA